A single window of Methylobacterium nodulans ORS 2060 DNA harbors:
- a CDS encoding YmfQ family protein — protein MLRRLSVDRLSPTADATGLTADATALGFIDPPRPLPTADRLLPTVDGEGYTVDLDYPGQLPPGWPCAHLGAEPPSVYDIQAEPTAERILPQLLALTPRGPAWGTDEAGDGRGASPVMRQVWSALAAWVAEVNRVEFDLATQALPSAVSWALPDWEAELGLPDPCGTGPTGREARVAAVRARFAAQGGASPAYFICLAASIGYDITIEEPTQFLCDVSECSNDSLEETWFTCDEGECDSTPLEGYILKPDIEDTDQVSDETQWKYWVVHVRGYGETWFYPDEGECDTDPLEGFTTAQDLECLLHRYAPQHTRLIFAYSLAA, from the coding sequence ATGCTGCGCCGCCTGTCCGTCGACCGGCTCAGCCCTACGGCCGACGCCACCGGCCTCACCGCCGATGCGACCGCGCTCGGCTTCATCGATCCGCCGCGCCCCCTGCCCACCGCCGACCGGCTGCTGCCGACGGTTGACGGCGAGGGCTACACGGTCGACCTGGACTATCCCGGCCAGCTGCCGCCCGGCTGGCCCTGCGCCCACCTCGGGGCGGAGCCGCCCTCCGTCTACGACATCCAGGCCGAGCCGACAGCCGAGCGAATCCTGCCGCAGCTCCTCGCGCTCACGCCGCGGGGTCCCGCCTGGGGCACGGACGAGGCCGGCGACGGGCGGGGCGCCTCGCCCGTCATGCGCCAGGTCTGGAGCGCGCTCGCGGCCTGGGTCGCGGAGGTCAACCGGGTCGAGTTCGACCTCGCGACCCAGGCCCTGCCGTCCGCCGTCTCCTGGGCTCTGCCTGATTGGGAGGCCGAGCTCGGGCTGCCGGACCCCTGCGGCACCGGCCCGACGGGACGGGAGGCGCGGGTTGCGGCGGTCCGCGCCCGCTTCGCCGCGCAGGGCGGCGCGTCGCCCGCCTATTTCATCTGTCTCGCCGCCTCGATCGGCTACGACATCACCATCGAGGAGCCGACTCAGTTCCTGTGCGACGTGTCGGAGTGCTCGAACGACTCGCTCGAAGAGACGTGGTTCACCTGTGATGAGGGCGAGTGCGACAGCACCCCGCTCGAAGGCTACATCCTCAAGCCCGACATCGAGGACACCGACCAAGTCTCCGACGAGACCCAGTGGAAATACTGGGTCGTGCACGTGCGCGGCTACGGCGAAACGTGGTTCTACCCGGACGAGGGCGAGTGCGACACGGACCCCCTCGAAGGGTTCACCACCGCGCAGGATCTGGAGTGCCTGCTCCACCGCTACGCGCCCCAGCACACAAGGCTGATCTTCGCCTACAGCCTCGCCGCCTGA